One stretch of Halobacillus litoralis DNA includes these proteins:
- a CDS encoding PLP-dependent cysteine synthase family protein, whose translation MGYVKNIQSLIGQTPMIELTHSEIPNQARIFAKLEFMNPGGSIKDRLGLKLIEDAVERGLLKPGGTIIEPTAGNTGIGLALAAIGKGITVIFVTPEKFSQEKQTLMRALGAQVVNTPTEKGMKGAIEKANLLAKEIPGSFSPQQFHNQANPDAYYETLGPEIFDDMNGEIDIFVAGAGTGGTFMGTSRYLKERMENVKTVIVEPEGSILNGGEPGPHRTEGIGMEFLPFYMNPDYFDAIHTISDEVAFRRVKELALNEGLLVASSSGAAFEAAWREAERAEPGARIVTVFPDSSERYLSQGIYEE comes from the coding sequence ATGGGTTACGTGAAGAATATACAATCATTAATTGGTCAGACACCGATGATCGAACTCACTCATTCCGAAATCCCGAATCAAGCTAGAATTTTCGCGAAGCTTGAATTCATGAACCCAGGCGGTAGCATCAAAGACCGCCTGGGTTTAAAACTGATTGAGGATGCGGTAGAACGTGGATTGTTAAAGCCGGGGGGAACCATTATTGAACCCACGGCAGGAAATACAGGCATTGGCCTCGCACTTGCTGCGATCGGAAAAGGAATCACCGTCATTTTTGTGACACCGGAGAAGTTCAGTCAGGAAAAACAAACCTTGATGAGAGCTTTAGGAGCTCAAGTCGTAAACACTCCTACCGAAAAAGGAATGAAGGGAGCCATAGAGAAAGCGAATCTATTGGCTAAGGAAATTCCCGGTTCCTTCAGTCCGCAGCAGTTTCATAATCAAGCGAACCCAGATGCTTATTACGAAACTCTTGGCCCGGAGATCTTCGATGATATGAATGGAGAAATTGATATTTTCGTCGCTGGTGCAGGTACTGGTGGGACATTTATGGGAACTTCCCGTTATTTAAAAGAGCGAATGGAGAATGTCAAAACCGTGATCGTAGAACCGGAAGGCTCCATATTAAACGGAGGAGAACCCGGCCCGCATCGTACAGAGGGAATAGGAATGGAGTTTCTCCCGTTTTACATGAATCCTGATTATTTTGATGCGATTCATACCATTTCAGATGAGGTTGCTTTCCGCCGTGTAAAAGAGCTCGCTTTAAATGAAGGTTTGCTCGTAGCCAGTTCATCGGGAGCAGCCTTTGAAGCTGCGTGGAGAGAGGCTGAAAGGGCAGAGCCAGGGGCAAGAATTGTAACCGTCTTTCCTGACAGTAGTGAGCGATATTTAAGTCAAGGCATATATGAGGAGTGA
- a CDS encoding DEAD/DEAH box helicase encodes MKPFEKLGISRELTEKLKRQGVTSPTPVQEQAIPPLMDGKDIIAQAQTGTGKTFAFVLPILEKVDPSSEAVQAVIVTPTRELALQITHEVNKLKNEDTHVLAVYGGQDVAKQANKLNGKAHVVIATPGRLLDHLRRETVELNHIHQLVIDEADQMLEAGFLPDVQDIIRQSGTERQTMLFSATITSQVHSLAKKITDNPKRIEVKEEKVTVSNIKQLLYETTDRAKQDALIQIMSEHRPFLAVIFCRTKRRAKKLNDALIAKGYESDELHGDLSQAKREKVMQRFRDAKIQYLVATDVAARGLDVEGITHVFNYDIPQDPESYIHRIGRTGRAGGKGLAITFAAPKDKPALKQIEQHIKQKLERRSLEKLSPGKREKEEEKPSRYKKRRR; translated from the coding sequence ATGAAGCCATTTGAAAAATTAGGAATATCAAGAGAGTTGACTGAAAAGCTGAAGCGGCAGGGGGTTACGTCACCGACACCTGTACAGGAACAGGCAATTCCACCCCTTATGGATGGAAAAGATATCATTGCCCAAGCTCAGACGGGAACTGGAAAAACGTTCGCCTTCGTTTTGCCTATTTTAGAAAAAGTAGATCCATCCTCGGAGGCTGTTCAAGCAGTGATTGTCACCCCGACGAGGGAATTGGCTTTGCAGATTACTCATGAAGTGAACAAGCTTAAAAATGAGGACACCCATGTTTTAGCTGTGTACGGTGGTCAGGACGTAGCTAAACAAGCGAACAAATTGAATGGAAAAGCCCATGTAGTTATTGCTACACCAGGACGTTTATTGGATCATTTAAGACGAGAAACTGTTGAATTGAACCACATTCATCAACTGGTCATTGATGAAGCCGATCAAATGTTGGAAGCGGGATTTCTGCCTGATGTACAGGATATAATTAGGCAGTCTGGGACAGAAAGGCAAACGATGTTGTTTTCAGCAACAATCACATCACAAGTCCATTCTTTAGCAAAAAAAATTACGGATAATCCAAAGCGGATTGAAGTAAAAGAGGAAAAAGTGACAGTCTCTAACATCAAACAACTGTTATACGAAACGACCGATCGAGCAAAACAAGACGCTCTTATTCAAATTATGAGTGAACACAGACCATTCCTTGCAGTCATTTTCTGTAGAACAAAGCGCCGCGCGAAGAAGCTGAATGATGCACTGATTGCCAAAGGATATGAATCCGATGAGCTGCATGGTGACCTATCTCAAGCCAAAAGAGAAAAGGTCATGCAGCGTTTCCGGGATGCTAAAATACAGTACCTTGTAGCTACGGACGTAGCGGCGAGGGGGCTGGATGTGGAAGGAATCACCCACGTGTTCAACTATGATATTCCACAAGACCCTGAAAGCTATATCCACCGAATCGGCAGAACAGGGAGAGCGGGAGGTAAGGGGTTGGCAATTACTTTTGCCGCGCCTAAAGATAAGCCCGCTCTTAAACAAATTGAACAGCATATCAAACAAAAGTTAGAAAGACGATCTTTGGAGAAGCTTTCTCCGGGAAAAAGAGAAAAAGAAGAAGAGAAACCATCCCGCTACAAAAAACGAAGAAGATAA
- a CDS encoding ABC transporter substrate-binding protein, producing MNHFTSGAEINVVAAGSTGGTVIMAREGADIESPEDLAGKTFVSPRVGCTHDVQFETMMKEEFGLTSDRIDGEMKHVTGKPATYASLFETKNVDVATVPEPWASSIEEQGSGKVLVDTPNVAFGETLPAAVFVTSQKLVDEKPDMVESIVEAHKKATDFINENPEEAKQIAIDKIKDITDQELSQEVIDRAWERIDFTYDVNEEHLQKFADSSYDLEFLKEKPDLTGLVDTSFLE from the coding sequence ATGAACCACTTTACAAGTGGAGCGGAAATTAATGTTGTTGCTGCAGGATCAACAGGCGGTACAGTGATTATGGCTAGAGAAGGAGCAGACATTGAGTCTCCGGAAGACCTGGCAGGGAAGACGTTTGTTTCTCCGAGGGTAGGTTGTACACACGATGTACAATTCGAAACGATGATGAAAGAGGAATTCGGTTTGACTTCCGACCGCATTGATGGAGAAATGAAGCATGTCACAGGGAAACCAGCGACGTATGCAAGTTTGTTTGAGACGAAAAATGTGGATGTGGCGACTGTCCCTGAACCTTGGGCGTCTTCTATAGAGGAACAAGGAAGCGGTAAAGTCCTTGTCGACACACCGAATGTTGCTTTTGGTGAAACCTTGCCAGCTGCCGTGTTCGTTACTTCTCAAAAACTTGTGGATGAAAAACCTGATATGGTGGAAAGCATTGTAGAAGCTCACAAAAAAGCGACAGACTTTATAAATGAAAACCCAGAGGAAGCGAAACAGATCGCTATTGATAAAATCAAAGACATCACGGATCAAGAACTATCTCAAGAAGTCATCGACCGTGCCTGGGAGCGTATCGATTTCACGTATGATGTAAATGAAGAACATCTCCAGAAGTTCGCTGATTCTTCTTATGATCTTGAATTTTTGAAAGAAAAGCCGGACTTGACTGGATTGGTTGACACAAGTTTCCTTGAATAA
- a CDS encoding class I SAM-dependent DNA methyltransferase — MGMEFVDLFNQWASSYDDTVAGKDPEYREVFEGYDEMLGRLAKLSVSPVMEFGVGTANLTRKVIDQNKVVLGIEPSSEMRRIAKVKCPEAAIYDGNFLEYPKLLTPIRSIISSFAFHHLTSSEKVEAIQSFRDRLEDDGKVVFIDTIFKDKEHKQQLIKTAESQGFLNLAQDLQEEYYPFLEELREMFVLNGFEVTFEQLNKYAWLIQAKKGE, encoded by the coding sequence ATGGGGATGGAATTCGTCGACCTATTCAACCAATGGGCGAGTTCATATGACGATACAGTAGCAGGTAAGGATCCGGAATATCGTGAAGTGTTTGAAGGGTACGATGAAATGTTGGGGCGTTTAGCCAAGCTTTCCGTTTCCCCGGTTATGGAATTCGGAGTAGGTACAGCGAATTTAACGAGAAAGGTCATCGACCAAAATAAGGTCGTTCTGGGCATTGAACCTTCCTCTGAAATGAGGAGAATTGCTAAAGTGAAATGTCCCGAAGCTGCTATTTATGATGGGAACTTTCTCGAGTACCCGAAACTTCTTACACCGATCCGATCCATCATCAGTTCGTTTGCTTTTCATCACCTGACGAGTAGCGAGAAAGTTGAAGCCATCCAGAGCTTCCGTGATCGTCTCGAAGATGATGGGAAAGTAGTTTTTATAGACACGATCTTTAAAGACAAGGAACATAAGCAACAGTTGATCAAAACCGCGGAGAGTCAAGGATTTTTAAATTTAGCACAGGATTTGCAGGAAGAATACTACCCATTTCTAGAAGAACTAAGAGAGATGTTTGTCCTTAACGGATTCGAGGTAACTTTTGAACAGCTGAACAAATACGCCTGGCTCATTCAGGCAAAAAAAGGAGAATGA
- a CDS encoding M14 family metallopeptidase — protein MDVKVRSGDTLWYYSNLFNVPLALIIDSNPQAGPSSLQIGQTIRIPGYETSQYRVQSGDTFWKIASERRISLDAIALLNPSVNPRMLQIGEVLSLPVQVTYRVVDGNRPYDFNVLTTDLNELYELYPFVRRETIGNSVMGKELVELQIGRGPKVVHWNGSFHANEWITTAVIMQFLDDYLLALTNKETIRGLEINPFYNEVTLSIVPMVDPDGVDLVLNGPPDGEFGELALSINDGNTDFSEWKANIRGVDLNNQYPAKWEVDAARKPTSPSPRDFPGYQPLTEPETVAMAELAGARNFEKMLAFHTQGEVIYWGYEGLEPPRSMTIVNEFERVSGYKPIRFVDSFSGYKDWFIQDFRQPGFTVELGLGVNPLPLEQFDEIYQETMGIFLASLYM, from the coding sequence ATGGACGTAAAAGTAAGAAGTGGTGACACGTTATGGTACTACTCGAACCTTTTCAACGTACCGTTAGCTTTAATTATAGATTCGAATCCACAAGCGGGACCGTCTTCCCTTCAAATTGGACAAACGATTCGCATACCAGGTTATGAAACAAGCCAATACCGGGTACAATCCGGAGATACCTTTTGGAAAATCGCCAGCGAGCGTCGAATCTCCCTGGATGCGATTGCATTATTAAACCCTTCCGTCAATCCTAGAATGCTTCAAATCGGGGAGGTTTTATCCCTTCCCGTCCAAGTGACCTATCGAGTCGTCGATGGAAACCGCCCTTATGACTTCAATGTACTAACTACTGATTTGAATGAACTTTACGAACTATACCCTTTTGTCAGAAGAGAGACGATCGGGAATAGTGTGATGGGAAAAGAACTTGTAGAACTTCAAATCGGGCGCGGACCGAAAGTGGTGCATTGGAACGGCTCTTTCCATGCGAATGAATGGATTACGACAGCAGTCATCATGCAATTTTTGGATGACTACTTGTTGGCACTAACAAATAAAGAGACCATCCGTGGCTTAGAAATTAATCCTTTTTACAATGAAGTGACACTCTCTATTGTTCCCATGGTCGATCCTGATGGTGTTGACCTCGTTTTGAACGGACCACCTGATGGGGAGTTTGGGGAGTTGGCATTAAGTATCAATGATGGAAACACTGATTTCTCCGAGTGGAAAGCAAATATCCGGGGAGTGGATTTGAATAATCAATACCCTGCCAAATGGGAAGTGGATGCTGCAAGGAAGCCGACATCTCCTTCACCAAGAGATTTTCCAGGCTATCAACCGTTGACGGAGCCTGAGACGGTTGCGATGGCTGAGCTTGCGGGTGCCCGTAACTTTGAAAAGATGCTTGCTTTCCACACCCAGGGAGAAGTGATCTATTGGGGATACGAGGGGCTTGAACCTCCTCGTTCCATGACGATCGTCAATGAGTTTGAGAGAGTGAGCGGCTACAAACCCATCCGTTTTGTAGATAGTTTTTCCGGCTATAAGGACTGGTTTATCCAGGATTTTCGACAACCAGGATTCACTGTAGAATTAGGGTTGGGGGTAAACCCTCTCCCCCTTGAACAGTTCGATGAAATCTATCAGGAAACGATGGGAATCTTTTTGGCAAGCTTGTATATGTAG
- a CDS encoding ABC transporter permease produces MKLAIKRIGFLVVVLGLWQLVYSIGVFEDIVFPSPIKVGAALYEGFADGDFIKALGASFRHLFMGLSLAILFGTVIGVLLGKSKQADETAGMYLIALQSIPSIVWVPLAIMLFGFSEFAVVFVVVLGGTFVMALNVRTAIYSVPPQLVRAARTMGTNGIPLFFRVEVPSSIPYFMTGLRLAWAFSWRALMAGELLSNGPGLGYSLRYAQDYARMDQVIAIIIIIGVIGAVVDQVVFSKLERNVRKRWGLLKT; encoded by the coding sequence ATGAAGCTAGCTATTAAGAGAATTGGTTTTTTAGTTGTCGTTTTAGGTTTATGGCAGTTGGTGTATTCCATTGGTGTCTTTGAAGATATCGTATTTCCATCACCAATTAAAGTGGGCGCCGCTTTGTATGAAGGGTTTGCTGATGGTGATTTTATTAAAGCATTGGGCGCGAGTTTTCGTCACCTGTTCATGGGCTTGTCCCTTGCCATATTGTTCGGTACTGTCATTGGAGTTCTGCTAGGGAAATCGAAACAGGCAGATGAAACGGCAGGGATGTACCTGATTGCCTTACAGAGCATTCCGAGCATTGTGTGGGTGCCACTTGCTATTATGCTTTTCGGTTTTTCTGAATTTGCCGTTGTATTTGTTGTCGTCCTTGGCGGTACGTTCGTCATGGCTTTGAACGTACGGACGGCGATCTATAGTGTACCTCCACAATTAGTCCGAGCAGCGCGGACGATGGGGACCAATGGGATTCCCTTGTTTTTCAGAGTGGAAGTTCCATCGAGTATTCCATATTTTATGACAGGTCTCAGGCTCGCTTGGGCATTCAGTTGGAGAGCGCTTATGGCTGGTGAGTTGTTAAGCAATGGTCCTGGATTAGGATACTCTTTACGGTACGCTCAGGATTATGCACGTATGGATCAAGTGATTGCTATTATTATTATCATTGGTGTCATTGGTGCAGTCGTCGATCAAGTGGTCTTTTCTAAATTAGAAAGAAATGTAAGGAAACGTTGGGGATTATTGAAAACATAG
- a CDS encoding Lin0512 family protein: MDQLMFIQTGMGTDVHGQNVTKAAVRAIKNAIHTNSMPGIRTVLPEQSLDNMKIIVKLALPCDFDQLDHEEVKKAIPYGEVNIEVMEGGMLTTSGIVLEEKEDKNDLMYIVNAAIEVGY, translated from the coding sequence ATGGATCAACTAATGTTTATTCAGACCGGAATGGGGACAGATGTCCACGGTCAAAATGTTACAAAAGCCGCTGTACGTGCAATCAAAAATGCTATCCATACAAACTCCATGCCAGGGATCCGCACTGTTTTACCAGAACAATCCTTGGATAATATGAAGATTATTGTCAAGCTTGCCCTTCCATGCGACTTCGATCAACTCGATCATGAAGAAGTGAAAAAAGCCATCCCATACGGTGAGGTGAACATTGAAGTGATGGAAGGCGGAATGTTGACAACAAGCGGAATTGTACTAGAAGAAAAAGAAGATAAGAATGACTTGATGTATATCGTGAACGCAGCTATCGAAGTAGGATATTAA
- a CDS encoding S-ribosylhomocysteine lyase, which translates to MPKMNVESFNLDHTKVSAPYVRLVGVTEGEKGDKIYKYDLRIKQPNHEHMEMPALHSLEHLMAENSRNHHDRIVDIGPMGCQTGFYIAILNDDSYDNVLNVIEKTLQDVLEADEVPACNEVQCGFAASHSLEGAQKLAKELLEKREEWTEVFQ; encoded by the coding sequence ATGCCAAAAATGAACGTAGAAAGCTTTAATCTTGACCACACGAAAGTGAGCGCCCCGTACGTACGACTAGTAGGAGTGACAGAAGGAGAAAAGGGAGATAAGATCTACAAATACGACCTTCGTATCAAGCAGCCGAACCATGAACATATGGAAATGCCAGCCCTTCATTCTCTTGAGCACTTGATGGCGGAAAACAGCCGGAATCACCATGACCGCATTGTCGACATTGGACCGATGGGCTGCCAAACAGGTTTCTATATTGCCATCCTCAATGACGACAGCTATGATAACGTGCTAAATGTGATCGAGAAGACTCTTCAGGATGTGCTCGAAGCGGATGAAGTTCCTGCATGCAACGAAGTTCAGTGCGGATTTGCTGCGAGTCACAGCTTAGAGGGAGCTCAGAAACTGGCAAAAGAATTACTTGAAAAACGTGAGGAATGGACGGAAGTTTTTCAATAA
- a CDS encoding bifunctional cystathionine gamma-lyase/homocysteine desulfhydrase — MRKKTQLIHGGITGDEKTGAVSVPIYQVSTYKQDGVGQHRGYEYSRTGNPTRFALEELIKDLEGGHRGFAFGSGMAAITAVLMTFNHGDHVIFTDDVYGGTYRLVSKIINRFGLEASFVDTSDLENIQSAITDRTRAIYVETPTNPLLKVTDLEKVSALAKEKDLTFIVDNTFSTPYWQNPIEFGADIVLHSATKYLGGHSDVVAGLVVVNSEQLAEDVHFVLNSTGGVLGPQDSWLLMRGIKTLGIRMEEIEENTRQFVEFLQDLPEVTDIYYPGLNDHRGSDVHQKQARGNGGMISFDVGSGEKADQVLRNVKYFTLAESLGAVESLISVPAMMTHASIPKERRAELGITDGLVRVSIGLEDIEDLKEDFLQALRK, encoded by the coding sequence ATGAGAAAAAAAACACAGCTGATCCATGGGGGAATCACGGGTGATGAAAAGACTGGAGCTGTCAGTGTACCCATTTATCAGGTAAGTACCTACAAACAAGATGGAGTCGGTCAGCACCGCGGGTATGAATACTCGCGTACGGGAAACCCGACGCGCTTTGCATTGGAAGAATTGATCAAGGACTTGGAAGGTGGCCATAGAGGTTTCGCTTTCGGATCAGGTATGGCAGCCATTACAGCTGTTCTTATGACTTTTAATCATGGAGATCATGTGATTTTCACCGATGATGTGTACGGGGGAACGTACCGTCTTGTATCTAAGATCATCAACCGTTTTGGACTGGAAGCGAGTTTTGTTGATACCAGTGACCTGGAGAATATCCAGTCAGCGATTACAGATCGCACAAGAGCTATTTACGTTGAAACCCCAACAAACCCTTTGCTTAAAGTGACAGATTTGGAAAAGGTGTCTGCTTTGGCGAAGGAAAAAGACTTGACGTTTATCGTTGATAATACCTTCAGCACGCCATATTGGCAGAATCCGATTGAATTTGGCGCTGATATCGTCTTGCACAGTGCAACCAAATATTTAGGTGGACATAGTGACGTCGTAGCTGGTCTCGTCGTTGTGAACAGTGAGCAGTTGGCAGAGGATGTCCACTTTGTGCTGAACTCTACGGGTGGCGTTTTGGGACCACAGGATTCATGGCTTCTTATGAGAGGAATCAAGACACTCGGGATTCGCATGGAAGAAATTGAGGAGAATACAAGACAATTCGTAGAGTTTCTCCAAGATCTCCCGGAAGTGACAGACATCTATTACCCAGGCCTGAACGATCATAGAGGAAGCGACGTTCATCAAAAACAAGCGCGTGGTAATGGTGGTATGATCAGCTTTGATGTCGGCAGTGGAGAGAAAGCGGATCAAGTTCTCCGCAATGTAAAATATTTCACGTTGGCAGAAAGTCTTGGAGCCGTCGAAAGCCTTATCTCAGTCCCTGCGATGATGACTCACGCTTCTATCCCAAAAGAGCGGCGAGCTGAACTTGGTATCACCGATGGCCTCGTCCGCGTATCCATTGGGCTTGAAGATATTGAAGACCTTAAAGAAGATTTTCTCCAAGCCTTAAGAAAATAA
- a CDS encoding ABC transporter ATP-binding protein → MFLSIDHVGKTFNGKGGDGFEVFSGIDLNIEENQFVSLLGPSGCGKSTLLSMVAGLEDVTSGAIRLEGEEIKKAGPDRGMVFQQPSLFPWLNVKENVLFPLKGHGSKKEAEERVDRFLQMVHLSRFKENYTHELSGGMQQRVAIARALAMDPKVLLMDEPFGALDEQTRHILHEELMRIWQETQKTILFVTHSIQEAIKLSDRVVVMGTRPGRIIADFTVDLPRPRKRDDERVIELERKVMDLLEGEINKVLKEELHHEASY, encoded by the coding sequence TTGTTTTTATCCATAGATCATGTTGGGAAGACCTTCAATGGTAAAGGGGGAGACGGTTTTGAAGTCTTTTCTGGAATCGATTTGAATATTGAAGAAAATCAATTTGTCTCACTCCTAGGACCCTCCGGATGTGGGAAATCAACGCTCCTTTCAATGGTTGCAGGCCTGGAAGATGTCACCTCCGGCGCAATCCGGTTGGAGGGAGAAGAAATCAAGAAAGCTGGACCCGACCGGGGGATGGTCTTTCAACAACCGTCGCTTTTTCCATGGCTGAATGTAAAGGAAAATGTTCTTTTTCCGTTAAAAGGGCACGGGTCGAAGAAAGAGGCGGAGGAGAGAGTGGACCGCTTCTTACAGATGGTTCACCTCAGCAGGTTTAAAGAAAATTACACCCATGAGCTTTCTGGGGGAATGCAGCAGCGGGTAGCGATTGCAAGAGCCCTTGCCATGGATCCTAAAGTGTTACTTATGGATGAACCGTTTGGTGCGCTCGATGAACAAACGAGACATATTCTTCATGAAGAACTGATGAGAATCTGGCAGGAGACGCAAAAGACGATTTTGTTCGTTACTCACAGCATTCAGGAAGCAATTAAATTATCTGATCGGGTGGTCGTCATGGGAACACGGCCAGGGCGGATCATCGCGGACTTTACCGTCGACCTTCCTCGGCCTAGGAAGAGGGATGATGAAAGGGTTATCGAACTTGAGCGAAAGGTCATGGATCTCTTGGAAGGTGAAATCAATAAAGTATTGAAGGAAGAACTTCATCATGAAGCTAGCTATTAA
- a CDS encoding TraR/DksA C4-type zinc finger protein, protein MDYTHYKKQLEERKREIEQRLMDNDQYGLKRGFASDMASGELSQYDNHPADSGTELYEREKDIALLGHLKEELSDIQYSLKQMDKGTYGICEETGEQIPKGRLEAIPTARTIASASSNQDISMDRPVEEGVLSDLEANYGRNHDDPEYNEQNAYEQVASFNQSSMTYDDSSLMDNEDGVGYVEEFEPFVSTDMNGYTGADDVSFQRNEHYDKYMDSQDEAEDTY, encoded by the coding sequence ATGGATTATACACATTATAAAAAACAACTGGAAGAGCGAAAAAGAGAAATTGAGCAGCGCTTAATGGACAATGACCAGTACGGGTTGAAACGTGGTTTTGCAAGTGACATGGCCTCAGGGGAATTGTCTCAATATGATAACCACCCGGCGGATTCAGGGACCGAATTGTACGAAAGAGAAAAGGATATTGCTTTGCTGGGACATCTGAAAGAAGAATTGTCCGATATCCAATATTCCCTTAAGCAAATGGACAAAGGGACATATGGTATTTGTGAGGAAACGGGGGAGCAGATTCCTAAAGGACGTTTGGAAGCTATTCCAACGGCAAGAACGATTGCGTCGGCTTCCTCCAACCAGGATATTTCCATGGATCGTCCCGTAGAAGAAGGTGTACTATCAGATTTAGAAGCGAATTATGGGCGGAACCATGATGATCCGGAATACAATGAACAGAATGCGTATGAACAAGTGGCATCCTTTAACCAGAGCAGTATGACGTATGATGATTCGTCTTTGATGGACAACGAGGATGGCGTAGGTTATGTAGAGGAGTTCGAACCATTTGTTTCTACAGATATGAATGGTTACACAGGTGCAGATGATGTTAGTTTTCAACGTAATGAACATTACGATAAATATATGGATAGTCAGGACGAAGCGGAAGATACGTACTGA
- the argH gene encoding argininosuccinate lyase, with protein sequence MTKLWGGRFTKPTNKLVEEYTSSITFDQKLALQDIEGSIAHVEMLGACDIIQSNEVMQIKEGLLTIKEKVKKGDVTFSVEHEDIHMNIEKLLIDEIGPVGGKLHTGRSRNDQVATDMHLYLREKTKGLMELVEAVQSSLVEQAEQHVETILPGYTHLQRAQPISFGHHLMAYFWMFERDKERLQDSLKRINWSPLGSAALAGTPYPIDRQMTSDALGFDQPYPNSLDAVSDRDFILEFLSVSSIMITHISRLSEELILWGSQEFQFVELDDAFCTGSSIMPQKKNPDVPELLRGKTGRIYGHLMGLLTLLKGLPLAYNKDMQEDKEGMFDTVETLEGALSLLAPMLASMQVKGDQMKSAVNEDYSNATDIADYLAVKGMPFREAHEVIGKIVLYSIQQEKYLLDLTLEEYQGFSPLFEADIYEKLNPNQVVAARNSEGGTGFDQVQKQIQLAKEHLS encoded by the coding sequence ATGACTAAATTGTGGGGCGGTCGTTTTACCAAACCTACAAATAAATTGGTGGAAGAGTACACCTCTTCCATCACTTTTGATCAAAAACTGGCACTACAAGATATCGAAGGTAGTATCGCCCATGTGGAAATGCTTGGTGCCTGTGACATTATCCAATCAAATGAAGTGATGCAAATCAAAGAAGGGCTTCTCACGATCAAAGAGAAAGTGAAGAAAGGAGACGTCACTTTTTCTGTGGAGCACGAAGATATTCATATGAATATAGAAAAACTGTTAATTGATGAAATCGGACCGGTTGGAGGGAAGCTGCATACCGGGAGAAGCAGGAACGATCAAGTGGCCACCGATATGCACCTTTATTTACGTGAAAAAACGAAAGGCTTGATGGAGTTAGTAGAAGCCGTTCAATCCTCCCTCGTCGAGCAGGCGGAACAGCATGTGGAAACCATTCTTCCAGGTTACACCCACTTGCAGCGTGCCCAGCCCATCTCTTTTGGTCACCACTTAATGGCTTATTTTTGGATGTTTGAGAGAGATAAGGAACGCCTGCAGGACAGCTTGAAGCGAATCAACTGGTCTCCACTTGGGTCTGCGGCTCTTGCGGGGACGCCCTATCCGATTGACAGACAAATGACATCCGATGCTTTAGGGTTCGATCAACCTTATCCAAACTCACTGGATGCCGTCAGTGATCGTGATTTTATTCTTGAGTTTTTATCTGTTTCTTCTATTATGATTACACACATTTCACGTTTGTCTGAAGAGCTGATTTTGTGGGGAAGTCAGGAGTTCCAATTCGTTGAATTGGATGATGCCTTTTGCACAGGTTCGAGCATCATGCCTCAGAAGAAAAACCCTGATGTACCTGAACTCCTTCGTGGAAAGACAGGAAGAATTTACGGTCATTTGATGGGATTGCTGACGTTGCTGAAAGGACTGCCCCTCGCTTACAACAAAGATATGCAGGAAGACAAAGAGGGGATGTTCGATACGGTTGAGACGCTTGAAGGGGCTTTATCGCTGTTGGCACCTATGCTTGCATCAATGCAAGTGAAAGGGGATCAAATGAAGAGTGCTGTAAATGAAGACTATTCGAATGCCACAGATATAGCGGATTATCTGGCAGTCAAAGGGATGCCTTTCAGAGAAGCCCATGAAGTGATTGGGAAAATTGTGCTTTACTCGATTCAACAGGAAAAATACTTGTTGGATTTGACCTTGGAAGAATACCAGGGCTTTTCTCCACTCTTTGAAGCGGATATATATGAAAAGTTGAACCCCAATCAAGTCGTAGCTGCACGGAACAGTGAGGGTGGAACAGGGTTCGATCAAGTCCAGAAACAAATTCAACTGGCAAAAGAACATCTTTCGTAA